Proteins from a genomic interval of Paenibacillus sp. FSL R5-0623:
- a CDS encoding stalk domain-containing protein codes for MLIKRVGKIATVTVIALSILGSTPNIGGAYAAPAISVHLDDVPLKFDAAPRVDKGVTYVPFRTVGEALGIDITWNSKSQTVKATNTVKGQTTEVLLQVGSTTATVNGKKVTLAAAPVQREGRVLIPLSSFSNQFGVQVSWNQATKTVSLVSPQREMHLRAFYALQSFQEKDLITSMNSVAFGWSRIDREGQFTLQGDEYRLPAAAGDITPQSIVADAADQKIQPQLMVYALDGNGELTKVLSDSSLRQKSIEGITAAVAEHGFGGVVLDFEGLGFKLDAVEQQKLLNAYVKQLKSSLPQDTALSLAVPPLNSAYKGYDYKTLASIADDLIIMAYQYNPVGTKSQVPEPNSLVDQAIQLAIQAGVPKNKLLLGISLSSETPSSVDDKLGLAKRYNLKGAAFWRLGLFRSYNTKMEDAVNASVIKE; via the coding sequence ATGCTTATTAAACGTGTAGGAAAAATCGCCACGGTTACTGTAATTGCTCTCTCTATCCTTGGTAGTACTCCCAATATCGGTGGAGCCTATGCTGCCCCGGCCATTTCAGTACACTTGGATGATGTTCCCCTGAAGTTTGATGCAGCTCCACGAGTTGATAAAGGTGTCACTTACGTTCCGTTTCGGACGGTCGGGGAAGCCCTTGGTATTGATATTACCTGGAACAGCAAATCACAGACTGTAAAAGCAACAAACACTGTGAAAGGACAAACTACCGAGGTACTATTACAAGTTGGTAGCACCACAGCGACCGTAAATGGAAAAAAAGTTACACTCGCAGCAGCACCCGTTCAGCGGGAGGGCCGCGTACTTATCCCACTAAGTTCGTTCAGTAACCAATTCGGTGTACAAGTAAGCTGGAATCAGGCAACCAAGACGGTCTCCCTTGTCTCGCCACAACGCGAGATGCACTTGAGAGCCTTCTATGCGTTGCAATCCTTTCAAGAAAAGGACCTTATTACTTCCATGAATTCCGTAGCCTTTGGCTGGAGCCGCATTGATCGTGAAGGTCAGTTCACGCTCCAAGGGGATGAATACCGTCTCCCTGCTGCTGCGGGTGATATTACACCGCAGTCCATCGTTGCTGACGCAGCAGATCAGAAGATCCAACCACAGCTCATGGTGTATGCATTGGACGGAAACGGCGAACTGACCAAAGTTCTGAGCGACAGCAGCCTGCGGCAGAAATCGATTGAAGGTATAACTGCTGCTGTAGCAGAGCATGGTTTTGGCGGAGTTGTTCTGGATTTTGAAGGACTGGGCTTCAAACTGGATGCGGTAGAACAACAGAAGCTGCTCAATGCTTACGTGAAACAATTAAAGAGTTCCTTACCTCAGGACACAGCTTTATCTCTGGCGGTACCGCCGCTAAATAGTGCATATAAAGGTTATGATTACAAAACACTTGCCTCTATTGCAGATGATCTTATCATTATGGCCTATCAGTATAATCCGGTTGGCACCAAATCTCAGGTACCTGAGCCAAATAGTCTTGTAGATCAGGCGATCCAATTAGCCATACAGGCCGGTGTCCCAAAGAACAAACTTCTGCTTGGTATCAGTCTGAGCAGTGAAACGCCGTCCTCTGTTGATGATAAGCTCGGTCTCGCCAAACGTTATAACCTCAAAGGAGCCGCGTTCTGGCGTCTGGGTCTGTTCCGTTCCTACAATACGAAAATGGAAGATGCCGTGAATGCTTCTGTGATCAAAGAATAA
- a CDS encoding alpha/beta fold hydrolase → MSMILALSVTGIGSSSKAFAATARTPIVLVHGLTGSDSNFTAIESYLRSQGWTRDELFAIDLPSKQGNQLLNSAAISRFVDDVLRQTGHTKVNIIAHSMGGANSLYYILNRGGASKVDKLITLGGANRLTTTTAPSGIKVTSIYSTSDTIVSPALSRLNGANNVSVSLVSHIGLLFNSRVNALIKTALNE, encoded by the coding sequence ATGAGCATGATCCTTGCCTTATCGGTAACTGGAATAGGATCGAGTTCAAAGGCTTTTGCAGCTACGGCACGTACACCCATTGTATTGGTGCATGGATTGACCGGTTCAGATAGCAATTTTACAGCAATTGAGAGTTATTTGCGTAGCCAAGGGTGGACAAGAGACGAATTATTCGCGATTGACCTTCCTAGCAAACAAGGAAACCAGCTGTTGAACTCCGCAGCAATTAGTCGATTCGTAGATGATGTTCTACGCCAAACGGGTCATACAAAAGTCAATATTATAGCTCATAGCATGGGTGGAGCTAATAGTCTCTATTACATACTTAACCGTGGAGGCGCTTCCAAAGTGGACAAGTTGATTACCCTTGGCGGGGCTAATCGATTGACCACAACGACAGCTCCGAGTGGAATAAAGGTGACTTCGATCTATTCCACCAGTGACACGATTGTGTCCCCGGCACTTTCCCGGTTGAACGGGGCGAACAACGTTTCGGTTTCCCTCGTATCCCATATTGGTCTGCTGTTTAATTCACGGGTGAATGCCCTGATCAAAACTGCATTGAATGAGTAG
- a CDS encoding spore germination protein has protein sequence MDTSAITQQDLPLTGQLVIDQEMLRSVFAGCSDVVFHTFQTACLTSALCVYCVGVCDTERLERQVLTPLQETGIEAAQVPLASVKHVETTTQAVQAILEGEALLLLDGSIGGTTYPLYQAANRSTEEPLAESTVRGARDGFTESLTMNMSLLRKRLKTPALKIHTRNMGERTNTSISLVYMEGIIDPKLVKEVQTRLANLKLQDVLESQYIEEGIVDERYSPFPQMIATERPDVVASNLLEGRFAILVDGTPFTLIAPVTIFSMLQSPEDYYQNVFMSVFVRWLRYIFFVLSMLLPSAYVAITTFHQEMIPTVLLLSIARAREEIPFPALVEALIMEIAFEALREAGVRLPKQVGSAVSIVGALIIGQAATSAGIVSAPMIIIVAITGIASFMIPRYAASIATRLLRFPMMFLAGTLGLTGVMLGVILVVIHLSSLRSFGTPYLSPVAPTMAKELKDVWWRPSPRNKPH, from the coding sequence ATGGACACATCAGCGATAACACAACAGGACCTGCCATTAACCGGACAACTTGTTATTGATCAAGAAATGTTACGCTCCGTTTTTGCGGGTTGCTCGGACGTTGTATTTCATACATTCCAAACCGCGTGTCTTACATCAGCATTATGCGTATATTGTGTTGGTGTATGCGATACGGAGCGGCTGGAACGCCAGGTACTAACGCCCCTTCAGGAAACAGGGATCGAAGCTGCGCAAGTTCCTCTAGCTTCAGTTAAGCATGTTGAAACGACTACTCAGGCAGTACAGGCCATATTAGAAGGAGAAGCTCTGTTACTGCTGGACGGTTCAATAGGCGGAACTACATATCCTCTATACCAGGCTGCAAATCGTTCAACGGAGGAACCGTTAGCTGAATCGACCGTGCGTGGTGCACGGGATGGTTTCACAGAGTCGTTGACCATGAATATGTCTTTACTGCGCAAACGCCTCAAGACACCTGCATTGAAGATTCATACACGTAACATGGGAGAACGTACAAACACAAGTATTTCACTTGTATACATGGAGGGGATTATTGACCCCAAACTTGTTAAGGAAGTGCAGACACGACTTGCCAATTTAAAGCTCCAAGACGTACTGGAGAGTCAATACATTGAAGAAGGGATTGTCGATGAGCGATATTCACCATTTCCACAGATGATTGCGACGGAGCGTCCGGATGTCGTTGCTTCCAACTTGCTGGAAGGTCGGTTTGCTATTCTCGTTGACGGAACGCCGTTTACCCTTATCGCGCCAGTAACCATTTTTTCCATGTTACAATCCCCTGAAGATTATTATCAAAATGTGTTCATGAGTGTTTTTGTACGCTGGCTGCGATACATTTTTTTTGTTTTATCGATGCTGCTTCCATCGGCTTATGTAGCGATTACTACGTTTCATCAGGAGATGATTCCTACCGTATTGCTTCTCAGTATTGCTCGGGCGAGAGAAGAGATCCCTTTTCCCGCACTGGTGGAGGCGCTCATTATGGAAATTGCCTTTGAAGCACTGCGTGAGGCTGGCGTCCGATTGCCAAAGCAGGTCGGATCAGCGGTCAGTATCGTGGGAGCCTTAATTATTGGGCAAGCGGCGACGAGTGCCGGAATTGTCTCAGCCCCCATGATTATCATTGTCGCGATTACTGGTATCGCTTCTTTCATGATCCCTCGCTATGCTGCCAGCATAGCGACCCGTCTGCTACGTTTTCCCATGATGTTTCTTGCAGGAACGCTGGGCCTCACGGGTGTCATGCTGGGAGTCATCTTGGTTGTCATTCATCTAAGCAGTCTTCGTTCATTTGGAACACCTTATCTCTCACCGGTAGCACCTACGATGGCTAAGGAACTTAAGGATGTATGGTGGCGTCCATCCCCAAGGAACAAACCACACTAG
- a CDS encoding helix-turn-helix domain-containing protein, which produces MQPQPNDRIKVHPGFWAGLHQLGIGADDIARTAQLSLETINQPVVTQSQYFAIWQAYSDLNRNTAEGIIKLATGYEISKYPPPVLAMYHARDYRDALNRMVRYKQMCPPESLQITEAGEEWFIELEWLHKEQQGPPLLVGITLAFLIELGRRGTGQPLTAKRVEFSQPMGEVATLEAYFGCRVDTNSNYNRLTLERKDLSLPFLSYNEELLEILTPALDRSLDEQESNRSVTEVVKWIMKRSLTGKRPDIQTVAKELRMSDRTLQRRLTEENTNFKQLLTEARREQALAYLADPSLDIKEVAFLVGYEDQNSFYRAFKTWEGDTPSNWRVRQ; this is translated from the coding sequence ATGCAACCTCAACCGAATGATCGAATTAAAGTTCATCCAGGCTTTTGGGCTGGATTACATCAATTAGGGATTGGTGCTGATGACATCGCTCGTACAGCACAACTATCTCTTGAGACAATAAATCAACCTGTAGTGACCCAATCTCAATACTTCGCAATCTGGCAGGCCTACTCTGATCTAAATAGGAACACCGCCGAGGGCATCATCAAACTTGCAACCGGATATGAAATATCGAAGTATCCTCCGCCTGTTTTGGCGATGTACCATGCTCGTGATTATCGTGATGCGTTGAATCGCATGGTGCGTTACAAGCAAATGTGTCCTCCCGAGAGTTTACAGATTACCGAAGCAGGGGAGGAATGGTTCATTGAACTCGAATGGTTACATAAGGAACAACAAGGCCCACCATTACTGGTGGGTATTACGCTGGCATTTCTGATCGAACTTGGACGGAGGGGCACAGGACAGCCTTTGACTGCAAAACGGGTTGAGTTCTCCCAACCGATGGGTGAGGTAGCCACCCTTGAGGCTTACTTCGGCTGCCGAGTTGATACAAATTCGAACTATAATCGGCTGACGCTAGAACGGAAAGATCTGAGTCTTCCATTTCTATCGTATAACGAGGAGTTACTGGAGATTCTGACCCCGGCTCTGGATCGGTCGCTGGACGAACAAGAGAGCAATCGTTCCGTTACTGAAGTGGTCAAATGGATTATGAAACGCAGCCTCACAGGAAAGCGCCCTGACATCCAGACAGTTGCCAAAGAGCTTCGCATGAGTGATCGTACTTTGCAGCGGCGACTGACGGAGGAGAACACAAACTTCAAGCAATTATTAACGGAGGCCAGACGTGAGCAGGCCCTAGCGTACCTTGCAGATCCTTCGCTCGATATCAAAGAAGTGGCATTTCTGGTTGGATATGAAGATCAGAATTCGTTCTATCGTGCGTTCAAGACCTGGGAAGGGGATACACCTTCCAATTGGCGTGTAAGGCAATAA
- a CDS encoding Ger(x)C family spore germination protein, translating to MPILCCVLLSGCWDRIEINDLAIVLATGIDYEDGKVQLTSQIFIPRKASAGDSSGSGGSPSGVTMIRTAEGSTIAEALNRLQRKVPRNMFWGHCEVIIISEQAGKRGIREYIDFFLRYPQFREHAYVFSSEKASKDILALLDPLERSSAESLREMANLKLGTRVTALELAKSIEGPSSSAILSRMLILPPEPDQDKLTTTPYVKGLSMYKKDRYVKTIKEPLSVGVLLLAKELNNIIMPVEIKPLKGSFSIRLIENKTSLKPRIVNQQWSMKVDIQTRGEVVLNTTDANLTDPAVLTKLEQEWSAKLTSLAHDALEMSQKELRSDFFKFAVEFRRYYPHQWKSQEKNWESIYPELDVEVKVDAHVERTGKSTGPQGIPDEDES from the coding sequence ATGCCAATATTGTGTTGTGTGCTTTTAAGTGGATGCTGGGATCGTATCGAGATTAACGATTTGGCTATCGTGCTGGCTACAGGGATAGATTATGAAGATGGTAAAGTACAATTGACTTCACAGATTTTCATTCCGCGGAAGGCGAGTGCAGGAGATAGCAGTGGGAGTGGAGGCAGTCCAAGCGGGGTTACAATGATTCGAACAGCGGAAGGAAGTACAATTGCCGAGGCATTGAATCGGTTACAACGTAAAGTTCCCCGGAATATGTTCTGGGGCCACTGCGAAGTTATCATCATTAGTGAGCAAGCCGGCAAACGCGGTATCCGCGAGTATATCGATTTTTTCCTGCGTTACCCTCAGTTCAGGGAGCATGCATATGTTTTTTCCAGCGAAAAGGCTTCGAAAGATATCCTTGCATTGCTTGATCCACTGGAGCGAAGTTCTGCTGAGTCGCTGCGTGAGATGGCCAATCTGAAGTTAGGTACACGTGTTACTGCCCTTGAACTGGCTAAATCTATTGAAGGTCCGAGCAGTTCCGCCATTTTGTCTCGCATGTTAATCTTACCCCCGGAGCCCGATCAGGATAAACTGACAACTACGCCATATGTGAAAGGTCTGAGTATGTATAAGAAGGATCGTTATGTCAAGACGATCAAAGAACCACTAAGCGTAGGTGTATTACTACTTGCAAAAGAACTGAACAACATTATTATGCCTGTTGAGATTAAGCCGTTAAAGGGTTCTTTCTCGATAAGACTCATTGAAAATAAAACCTCCTTGAAACCGCGAATTGTAAACCAACAGTGGAGTATGAAGGTCGACATCCAAACCAGGGGAGAAGTGGTGTTAAATACGACGGATGCCAATCTGACGGATCCCGCAGTATTAACTAAACTGGAACAGGAATGGTCGGCTAAGCTCACATCTTTGGCTCATGATGCTCTAGAGATGTCGCAGAAGGAGCTGCGCTCCGATTTCTTCAAATTCGCAGTTGAATTCCGCAGATATTATCCGCATCAATGGAAGTCGCAGGAGAAGAACTGGGAAAGCATCTATCCTGAATTGGACGTGGAAGTCAAAGTAGATGCACACGTAGAACGTACCGGAAAATCAACAGGACCACAGGGGATACCTGATGAGGACGAAAGTTGA
- a CDS encoding carbohydrate ABC transporter permease, with the protein MQTAKSVEQPNAAIQQYATTRGLTAGKIIIYVLLTGLAVLCIIPFYLMLIYSTHNNATIASTFTFLPGSFLIDNYMNMVSKINIWRGFANSIFIAGTSTVLSLYIGALTAYGFAKFKFKGRNGLFLFLLATMMVPGQLALIGVYRLFSMMGLLDSYAAIILPAAANAFNVFFIKQFMESSIPDEIIESARVDSAGEFRTFNQIVLPILGPAIAALGIFTFIGSWNNFLTPLVLFFSLDKYPLPVLVALVQGYYGMDYGLLYLGVAISILPIIIVFSIFSKQIIGSVALGAVKG; encoded by the coding sequence ATGCAAACTGCAAAATCAGTTGAACAACCAAATGCGGCGATTCAGCAATATGCCACCACAAGGGGGCTGACGGCAGGCAAAATCATCATCTATGTGTTGCTGACAGGTCTTGCCGTGCTATGCATTATTCCATTTTATCTGATGCTTATCTATTCCACACATAACAATGCAACGATTGCTTCAACGTTCACCTTTCTTCCCGGATCATTCTTGATTGATAACTATATGAACATGGTATCCAAAATCAACATATGGCGTGGGTTTGCCAACAGCATATTTATTGCCGGAACATCGACCGTGTTGTCTCTGTATATTGGGGCCTTAACTGCGTATGGATTTGCCAAATTTAAATTCAAAGGACGAAACGGGTTGTTCCTGTTTCTGTTAGCAACCATGATGGTACCGGGTCAACTGGCTTTGATTGGCGTATATCGACTATTCAGCATGATGGGACTGCTGGATAGTTATGCCGCAATTATTTTGCCTGCTGCGGCTAACGCGTTTAATGTATTTTTTATCAAACAGTTCATGGAGAGCAGCATTCCGGATGAGATTATTGAATCTGCACGGGTGGACAGTGCCGGTGAGTTCCGGACGTTCAATCAGATTGTACTGCCTATTCTGGGGCCGGCAATCGCCGCCCTTGGCATATTCACGTTTATCGGATCATGGAATAATTTCCTGACACCGCTTGTGCTGTTTTTCTCCCTGGATAAATATCCGCTTCCAGTATTGGTTGCGCTAGTGCAGGGGTACTACGGGATGGATTATGGGCTCTTGTATTTGGGGGTAGCGATCTCAATCCTGCCTATTATTATTGTATTCTCTATATTTTCCAAACAGATTATTGGGAGTGTTGCTTTAGGTGCTGTGAAAGGATAG
- a CDS encoding endospore germination permease, with translation MLTDKGKISVTQLAFMVFPAILATAILSVPGITMHYAGHDMWMTPIIGSIVGLAAIGISVGLDRLYPGKTLIQSSVLIVGRIPGKLFGLIYIAFLPHLTGLIIREYGEFIVNNALPRTPLFVVMGTMVVVCAINVRLGIEVVGRTSQVFVTLLIVLLALIFILLIGELNPAELFPFMEKGPIPIITGAAAPAAWFSEYIVLAFLLPYVNEKKRITRVMLGSLVFTTTAMTVTNLFCLFLIGDLTDTFVFPVMIAARYITIADFLQHIESLIIAIWIFGIFVKISVFLYIFATSTAEWFGLRDYKPVVGPLSFLCMVFAYWVVSGGSGISSLVSASANLYTISILLILPAMIYGVAWLKKGWAHFRKNRANT, from the coding sequence ATGTTGACGGACAAAGGGAAAATTTCGGTTACTCAATTGGCATTTATGGTCTTTCCCGCCATTCTCGCGACGGCTATCCTGTCTGTGCCTGGAATTACAATGCATTATGCAGGACATGACATGTGGATGACTCCGATTATAGGTTCTATCGTTGGATTGGCTGCTATTGGTATTTCCGTTGGACTTGATCGTCTCTACCCAGGAAAAACGCTCATTCAATCCAGTGTATTGATCGTCGGTCGGATTCCGGGCAAGTTATTCGGTCTGATCTATATCGCTTTTTTGCCCCACCTGACGGGCTTGATTATTCGGGAATACGGTGAATTCATTGTCAATAATGCACTTCCGCGTACACCTTTGTTTGTTGTGATGGGTACGATGGTTGTTGTATGTGCGATTAATGTCAGACTCGGAATTGAAGTTGTCGGACGAACCTCTCAGGTGTTTGTTACCCTGCTGATCGTGCTGCTGGCTTTGATCTTTATATTATTGATTGGTGAACTGAATCCTGCCGAGCTGTTTCCTTTCATGGAGAAAGGTCCAATTCCCATTATTACGGGGGCTGCTGCACCTGCTGCATGGTTTAGTGAATATATTGTGTTGGCTTTTCTATTACCTTATGTGAATGAAAAAAAACGAATAACCCGGGTCATGCTGGGTTCCCTTGTATTTACGACAACTGCAATGACAGTTACCAATCTGTTTTGCCTGTTTTTAATTGGTGATTTGACGGATACATTTGTATTTCCTGTTATGATCGCAGCAAGATACATAACTATTGCGGACTTTCTGCAGCATATCGAATCCCTTATTATTGCCATCTGGATTTTCGGTATTTTTGTTAAAATTTCCGTCTTTCTATATATCTTTGCTACATCAACCGCAGAATGGTTTGGTTTGCGGGACTACAAACCTGTGGTTGGTCCACTTTCGTTCCTGTGCATGGTATTTGCTTACTGGGTTGTGTCCGGTGGATCCGGTATTTCCAGTTTGGTTAGCGCTTCAGCCAACTTGTATACGATCAGCATTTTATTAATCCTTCCAGCTATGATCTACGGTGTCGCATGGCTGAAGAAAGGGTGGGCACATTTTCGGAAGAATCGAGCGAACACCTGA
- a CDS encoding sugar ABC transporter permease — protein sequence MFAKTIRKDHYGYYFIAPFFIIFTTFGLYPILYSLYISFTNFDGITTPDFVGIGNYVAVLQDPLFYKTLFNTLFIWGVSVVPQLTISLVLAFILNDKLLKGRDFFRAVYFFPNIVTAASLGLLVSLIFDWQSGGLNHFLVQTGIIQDPINWKNDPWFMRLIVSSILFFQYFGYSMVIYLAGLQGIDPSLLEAAQMDGAKKKHIFIHIIVPMLRPIILFQMITSIIGGIQIFDQPFTLTNGNGGPDRAAMTSIMYLYNVAFQSTRFGYGAAIAFCLFIIIILLSVASFIMTKRKSRS from the coding sequence ATGTTTGCCAAAACGATTCGCAAGGACCATTACGGCTACTACTTCATTGCTCCGTTTTTTATTATTTTCACCACTTTTGGGCTGTATCCCATTTTATATTCCCTCTACATCAGTTTCACCAACTTTGATGGGATCACGACACCTGATTTTGTAGGGATCGGTAACTACGTTGCCGTATTACAAGATCCGTTGTTCTACAAAACCTTGTTTAATACGTTATTCATCTGGGGCGTATCTGTAGTTCCACAGCTCACAATCTCACTTGTGTTGGCTTTTATCTTGAATGATAAGCTGCTCAAAGGACGGGACTTTTTCAGAGCCGTATATTTTTTTCCCAACATCGTTACGGCGGCATCACTTGGATTGCTTGTCAGCCTGATTTTTGACTGGCAGTCTGGCGGACTGAATCATTTTTTGGTGCAGACCGGCATAATACAGGATCCAATTAACTGGAAAAATGACCCCTGGTTTATGCGTCTGATTGTATCATCCATTTTGTTTTTTCAATACTTCGGCTATTCCATGGTTATCTACCTAGCTGGTCTTCAGGGCATTGACCCTTCTCTGCTGGAGGCTGCCCAGATGGATGGCGCGAAAAAGAAACATATTTTCATTCATATTATCGTGCCGATGCTCCGTCCAATTATTCTGTTTCAGATGATTACATCCATTATTGGTGGCATCCAGATTTTCGATCAGCCATTTACACTAACCAACGGCAATGGCGGTCCTGACCGAGCAGCCATGACCAGCATTATGTATCTCTATAATGTAGCATTTCAGAGCACACGATTTGGTTACGGGGCTGCCATCGCATTTTGCCTGTTTATTATCATCATATTGTTGTCCGTTGCATCCTTCATCATGACCAAGCGGAAGAGCCGTTCATAG
- a CDS encoding SDR family NAD(P)-dependent oxidoreductase, with translation MDMGLKEKTALVTGSTKGIGKAIAIELAREGVNVLINGRNDEEVERTVREIKSTFPETSPQKATADLVDLAQRQALFEKFPEVDILINNMGIYEIMSYEDINDEVWEKYFRTNVLAANGLSQFYLPKMVKNNGGRIIFIASEEALMPSGQMPQYCMTKSMLLSLSKSLSKLTAGSEVTINTILPGPTLSENVQKIIEGIYPDETLTFEEKEKDFMKSNLPQSELQRFIKPSEIGRLAAFVCSPYASAFRGSPIRMDGGMVPTIF, from the coding sequence ATGGATATGGGACTAAAAGAGAAAACAGCCTTAGTTACAGGATCAACAAAAGGGATCGGTAAAGCGATTGCTATAGAACTCGCCCGAGAAGGGGTAAATGTTCTGATCAATGGACGTAATGATGAAGAGGTGGAACGAACCGTTCGTGAAATCAAGTCCACTTTTCCGGAGACCTCTCCGCAAAAGGCTACCGCTGATCTTGTGGATCTGGCGCAACGCCAAGCTTTATTCGAGAAATTTCCTGAAGTTGATATATTAATCAATAACATGGGGATATATGAAATCATGAGTTATGAAGACATAAATGATGAAGTGTGGGAGAAATATTTCCGTACTAATGTGTTGGCTGCCAATGGCTTGTCTCAATTTTATTTACCTAAAATGGTGAAGAACAATGGCGGGCGTATTATTTTCATCGCAAGTGAAGAAGCCCTTATGCCTTCAGGCCAGATGCCTCAGTATTGCATGACCAAGTCAATGCTGCTGTCATTATCCAAAAGTTTGTCCAAACTGACAGCAGGGAGCGAGGTTACGATCAATACGATCCTGCCAGGTCCAACACTGTCCGAAAACGTACAAAAAATCATTGAGGGCATATATCCTGATGAGACGTTGACTTTCGAGGAAAAAGAGAAAGACTTTATGAAGAGTAATCTGCCACAGTCCGAATTACAGCGATTCATCAAGCCAAGTGAAATAGGCAGACTCGCTGCATTTGTATGTAGCCCATATGCTTCAGCCTTCAGAGGCTCTCCCATCCGGATGGACGGGGGCATGGTTCCCACCATATTTTAA
- a CDS encoding ATP-binding protein produces MLKTEFIDVLSIVSHKLYDSAANVMDTASRLIPANTFCIAQLDHLSTKVLNVYNRDKLILGEGLVVDNAESYCALVTEHSEGPLVINNNLTHPLTRHMDATEFVGGCSFVGVPIHNENGEIYGSLCSFDQDFYSYQQKDVDLLLSLSSFFTSLLEMETTLQQLKQAEETAAKVLEEKKNLLAVLSHEIRTPMNGVLAMANLLQSTRLNEDQSLYVNVIESSGTSLLSMMDQILDYSKAEAGAISLEIKPYSITETVDHVLQLFSSEAQKKGIRLYAEYNINDHLMLMLMGDQHKVRQILINLVGNALKFTEKGEVCISTEVSADTKGSLHASYEIKDTGIGIPQDRQDLLFKSYSQIHGNSGKYGGAGLGLSICKQLAELMGGIVWLKESSPMGSRFVFNISSASPNVHTNI; encoded by the coding sequence ATGTTAAAAACAGAATTCATTGATGTACTATCCATTGTCTCACATAAATTATATGATTCGGCTGCTAATGTCATGGACACGGCAAGCAGGTTAATTCCTGCAAACACGTTCTGTATTGCCCAGTTGGATCATCTATCCACCAAAGTTCTGAACGTATATAATCGTGACAAACTAATTCTGGGTGAGGGGCTGGTCGTTGATAACGCCGAGTCATACTGTGCACTTGTGACTGAACATTCCGAAGGCCCGTTAGTAATCAATAATAATCTGACTCATCCATTAACCAGACATATGGACGCAACCGAATTCGTAGGTGGATGTTCATTTGTCGGTGTGCCCATACATAATGAGAACGGAGAAATTTACGGCTCCCTTTGCTCATTTGATCAGGATTTCTATTCCTATCAACAAAAGGACGTGGATTTACTCCTCTCCTTGTCTTCATTTTTCACGAGTCTTCTTGAGATGGAAACAACTCTGCAACAGTTAAAACAGGCGGAAGAAACCGCTGCAAAAGTACTTGAAGAAAAGAAAAATTTGCTGGCCGTTCTCAGCCACGAAATCAGGACGCCAATGAATGGTGTTCTTGCCATGGCCAATCTGTTGCAATCGACCAGGCTGAATGAGGATCAATCGTTATATGTTAATGTCATTGAGTCAAGCGGCACCAGCCTTCTGTCGATGATGGATCAAATTCTGGACTATTCCAAAGCAGAAGCTGGTGCGATCTCTCTGGAGATCAAGCCCTATAGTATTACTGAAACAGTTGATCATGTATTACAATTATTCTCTTCTGAAGCACAGAAAAAAGGAATTCGTTTGTATGCAGAGTACAATATTAATGATCATCTGATGCTTATGCTTATGGGCGATCAGCACAAAGTTCGTCAGATTTTAATCAATCTCGTTGGGAATGCACTTAAATTTACGGAGAAAGGTGAAGTATGCATCTCTACTGAGGTATCTGCTGATACAAAAGGTTCTCTCCATGCATCCTACGAAATAAAGGATACGGGCATCGGCATCCCACAGGATCGTCAGGATTTATTGTTCAAATCCTATTCCCAGATTCATGGTAATTCAGGAAAGTATGGCGGTGCAGGGTTGGGCCTGTCCATCTGTAAACAACTCGCCGAATTAATGGGTGGCATTGTATGGCTTAAAGAGTCCAGTCCTATGGGCAGTCGGTTTGTCTTTAATATTTCCAGTGCTTCACCCAACGTCCATACGAATATCTGA